From Staphylococcus delphini, one genomic window encodes:
- a CDS encoding DUF951 domain-containing protein, producing the protein MASNYELNDIVEMKKQHACGTNRFKIIRMGADIRIKCENCQRSIMLPRQIFNKKIKKVLEKASSNEKENETWL; encoded by the coding sequence GTGGCTTCAAATTACGAATTAAATGATATAGTAGAGATGAAGAAGCAACACGCATGTGGAACAAATCGTTTTAAAATTATTCGTATGGGTGCAGACATCCGTATCAAATGTGAAAATTGTCAGCGCAGCATTATGTTACCACGTCAAATATTCAACAAAAAAATAAAAAAAGTGCTCGAAAAAGCGAGTTCAAATGAGAAGGAGAATGAAACATGGCTTTAA
- a CDS encoding ABC transporter ATP-binding protein: protein MLVRVNQLQKTLNGKNVINDISFTLKPGTINAILGPNGVGKTTTVRLLTGLLQPTHGEIEVFGVKTTDPHFERVRKQMGVQNDGNLYENLTVYENLKIWARFYDVPKVVMDDRIDALLTYFELIERKKSKVGTLSKGLKQKVAIMRALIHHPKLLILDEPTSGLDPSASESLNTYLQQQVREEEMTVFMCTHHLQGLEQIADHIFMMDDGRFIASGRAEDLLREAWPQVEFDIHVSDVTRALALLENEQAFVAQENSDTEGYLRVKVEAYDNISQVIKLFTAHQLDVYTVTEVQHTIKELYFMKMDVVQHD from the coding sequence ATGTTAGTCCGTGTGAACCAACTACAAAAGACGCTAAATGGTAAAAATGTGATTAATGATATTTCTTTTACTTTGAAACCGGGAACGATTAATGCGATTTTGGGGCCGAACGGGGTAGGGAAAACGACGACAGTTCGCTTATTGACAGGTTTACTTCAACCAACGCATGGTGAAATTGAGGTGTTTGGAGTAAAGACGACAGACCCCCATTTTGAACGCGTGCGTAAACAGATGGGTGTGCAAAATGATGGGAATTTGTATGAAAATCTCACAGTATATGAAAATTTAAAAATATGGGCACGTTTTTACGATGTGCCAAAAGTAGTGATGGACGACCGAATTGATGCATTATTAACTTATTTTGAGTTAATTGAACGTAAAAAAAGTAAAGTTGGGACATTGAGTAAAGGTTTGAAACAAAAAGTCGCGATTATGCGTGCGCTCATTCACCACCCAAAACTATTGATTTTAGATGAACCGACGTCTGGTTTGGATCCATCAGCATCTGAATCACTGAACACCTATTTACAACAGCAAGTGCGAGAGGAAGAAATGACGGTATTTATGTGTACACACCATTTGCAAGGACTAGAACAAATAGCTGACCATATTTTTATGATGGATGACGGTCGTTTTATCGCTTCAGGACGTGCGGAAGATTTGTTGCGTGAAGCATGGCCACAAGTGGAATTTGATATTCATGTGAGTGATGTGACACGTGCATTGGCTTTATTGGAAAATGAGCAGGCATTTGTCGCCCAAGAAAATAGTGACACAGAAGGGTATCTCCGTGTGAAAGTGGAGGCTTATGACAATATTTCCCAGGTGATTAAACTGTTTACAGCACACCAACTCGACGTGTATACAGTCACTGAAGTTCAACATACGATTAAAGAATTATATTTCATGAAGATGGATGTGGTGCAACATGATTAA
- a CDS encoding ABC transporter permease: protein MINMKHVFTIVYKDALDIRSDRGVFVSVFIVPFIFSLVFPLAIVLGDVSFGVVDYIGGARMFIDQLPDQVLPKSIDHHHGIVYAILMYFFIPFFILIPVFVSSMLATTSFTGEKEHKTIEGLLYTPITNKELMLGKILVSGIPAILLTWISVLIYGIIVNVYGVKVLGEMIFPNFSWLMVTFLVAPLITFLSISFVVAVSQRVNTSKSAQSISMILILPIIGFIISQANGAFLFGPMISMILVAVLIVVDIIVYLTISKRFNSDKLLTK, encoded by the coding sequence ATGATTAATATGAAACATGTCTTCACAATTGTTTACAAAGACGCATTGGATATTAGAAGTGATCGTGGCGTTTTTGTATCGGTATTTATTGTTCCGTTTATTTTTAGTCTAGTTTTCCCGTTAGCGATAGTGCTTGGTGATGTCAGTTTTGGTGTTGTTGATTATATAGGCGGGGCGCGTATGTTTATTGACCAGTTGCCTGACCAAGTGTTACCGAAATCCATCGACCATCATCACGGTATTGTTTATGCAATCTTGATGTATTTCTTTATTCCATTTTTCATTCTCATACCGGTATTTGTATCCAGTATGTTAGCAACGACAAGTTTTACGGGCGAAAAAGAGCATAAAACGATTGAAGGCCTCCTCTATACGCCGATTACGAATAAAGAATTGATGCTTGGAAAGATTTTAGTTTCAGGCATTCCGGCGATTTTGCTTACTTGGATTTCAGTATTGATTTATGGCATTATCGTCAATGTTTATGGCGTCAAAGTGTTAGGTGAGATGATTTTTCCGAATTTTAGTTGGCTCATGGTCACTTTCCTCGTTGCGCCGCTCATTACGTTTTTATCCATTTCATTTGTTGTAGCCGTATCGCAACGTGTGAATACGAGTAAATCAGCACAGTCTATTTCAATGATTTTAATTTTACCGATTATTGGTTTTATCATTTCTCAAGCAAACGGTGCATTTTTGTTTGGTCCGATGATTTCAATGATTCTCGTCGCTGTATTGATTGTCGTCGATATCATCGTTTATTTAACCATTTCAAAACGATTTAATTCAGATAAATTGTTAACAAAATAG
- the add gene encoding adenosine deaminase, which translates to MKAELREIPKLELHCHLDGSVSLKYLEHQSQQQGVAIQWDKVTVDQHCQSLAEYLQSFDEILKVMQTRDSLSAAVVDVAAQATLDGVKYIEVRFAPAFHQAQGLQIPEILTAVCEGATVAEHTFDIKVRMLVCGMKHHSEEMNRTIFDSLRDHKTLEDYIVGVDLAGDEAASPTTEHEALIQYAQQQGLNITLHAGECGCAKNVYDAVRFGAQRIGHGVAAFKDDDVLAAVKAQDVLLEFCPQSNLQTKAIESLDRLDLQRLLKENIAFLINTDNRTVTQTNLLDEYALLLEHKLLNWEDIAHINLKAIDYIFADASTKTWLTQQFEVEVHEKKTAGEF; encoded by the coding sequence ATGAAAGCGGAATTAAGGGAGATACCTAAGCTCGAGTTACATTGTCATTTAGATGGGTCAGTCAGTTTGAAATATCTAGAACATCAAAGTCAGCAACAAGGCGTGGCGATTCAATGGGACAAAGTGACAGTGGATCAACATTGCCAGAGTTTAGCGGAATATTTACAGTCATTTGACGAAATTTTAAAGGTGATGCAAACACGAGACAGTTTGAGCGCAGCTGTCGTTGATGTGGCAGCACAAGCAACACTAGATGGCGTCAAATATATTGAAGTGCGTTTTGCACCCGCATTTCATCAAGCACAAGGGTTACAGATTCCAGAAATATTAACAGCGGTGTGTGAAGGTGCGACTGTGGCTGAACACACTTTCGATATCAAAGTAAGAATGTTAGTGTGTGGAATGAAACATCATTCGGAGGAAATGAACCGTACGATATTCGACAGTCTCCGCGATCATAAAACTTTAGAAGACTACATAGTGGGCGTGGATTTAGCTGGTGATGAAGCGGCGTCCCCAACAACGGAACATGAAGCATTGATTCAATATGCACAACAACAAGGCTTGAACATTACGTTACATGCTGGCGAATGTGGCTGTGCTAAAAATGTGTATGATGCAGTGCGATTCGGGGCACAACGTATCGGTCATGGCGTGGCAGCATTTAAAGATGACGACGTACTTGCGGCTGTGAAAGCCCAAGATGTATTACTCGAATTTTGCCCACAAAGCAACCTACAAACGAAAGCTATTGAATCATTAGATCGTTTAGATTTACAACGCTTATTGAAAGAAAATATCGCATTCTTAATCAATACAGATAATCGTACCGTGACACAAACGAATTTATTAGATGAGTACGCATTGTTATTGGAACATAAACTGTTGAATTGGGAAGATATCGCACACATTAATTTAAAAGCGATTGACTATATCTTTGCGGATGCATCCACTAAAACATGGTTAACGCAACAATTTGAAGTAGAAGTGCATGAGAAGAAAACGGCTGGTGAATTTTAA
- a CDS encoding MFS transporter produces the protein MKEVHKLLFGRVLTNIGDSIILISLTWYVAVTYHNTLYLGIIGVIVGFIDVFMFFLGPILDRYNIKKILCISTLAQVFIVMLMSLYFLLDHQHLLILYVLLSMSTLFSSVIYPAESVLIPQLSTHERQVIKYNAIFQITYKGLDVVLDALVGVLLSIFLIVNIFSFNVIIFVVAFFVFKLLRLNSTTIRHKDNIEASNRILSRYLADLKEGMKYVSRPKILKLLLPLSVINFSISAVTVIYPKIAVLEGNDSKVFSMILFVNGLGLILGYLVGPKIIGYIKFSKLLFSSFLMLSIIWLCIYLFINVSYVYILPMFLVSNIMIGIINLAFINAFQLLPPQNMLGRVATTNETLLSILIPFGAFTGGILPQIFDTININFMLVSVASLVISLFYVTDKEIKKMNDFMLMTKE, from the coding sequence ATGAAAGAAGTTCACAAGTTACTTTTTGGACGAGTGCTAACAAATATTGGTGATAGTATCATACTCATCTCATTAACGTGGTATGTTGCTGTTACTTACCATAATACTTTATATTTAGGCATCATTGGTGTTATCGTAGGGTTTATTGATGTGTTCATGTTCTTTTTAGGACCCATTTTAGATAGGTACAACATTAAAAAAATCTTATGTATCAGTACACTTGCACAAGTTTTTATAGTGATGCTGATGTCTTTGTATTTCTTATTAGATCATCAACATTTGCTTATTTTGTACGTATTGCTAAGTATGTCTACACTATTTTCGTCTGTGATTTATCCTGCAGAAAGTGTACTTATTCCCCAACTGTCTACTCATGAGCGTCAAGTGATTAAATATAATGCAATATTTCAAATAACATATAAAGGGCTAGATGTGGTATTAGATGCTTTAGTTGGGGTTTTACTCAGTATATTTTTGATAGTGAATATTTTTTCATTCAATGTCATCATATTTGTTGTAGCCTTTTTTGTTTTTAAACTGCTTAGGTTAAATTCAACAACAATTCGTCATAAAGACAATATAGAAGCTAGCAATCGAATATTAAGCCGTTATTTAGCAGATTTGAAAGAAGGGATGAAATACGTATCGCGTCCTAAAATATTAAAACTTTTACTTCCGCTATCCGTTATCAACTTTTCTATTTCAGCTGTAACGGTGATTTATCCTAAAATAGCTGTGCTAGAAGGAAACGATAGTAAAGTGTTTTCAATGATACTCTTTGTTAATGGTCTAGGGCTCATCTTAGGTTACCTAGTGGGACCAAAAATCATTGGGTATATCAAGTTTAGCAAATTACTATTTAGTAGCTTTCTCATGCTGTCGATTATATGGTTATGTATTTACCTATTCATTAATGTAAGCTATGTTTATATATTACCGATGTTTTTAGTTTCAAATATCATGATTGGAATTATCAACTTAGCTTTTATCAACGCGTTTCAATTATTGCCACCTCAAAATATGCTAGGTCGTGTAGCAACTACAAATGAGACATTACTAAGTATTTTGATACCATTTGGGGCGTTCACTGGTGGGATTTTACCTCAAATTTTTGATACGATCAATATCAATTTTATGTTAGTCAGTGTCGCGAGTTTGGTCATTTCACTTTTTTATGTAACGGATAAAGAAATCAAGAAAATGAATGACTTCATGTTGATGACAAAGGAATAA
- the ssb gene encoding single-stranded DNA-binding protein produces MLNRVVLVGRLTKDPEYRTTPSGVSVATFTLAVNRTFTNAQGEREADFINCVVFRKQAENVNNFLFKGSLAGVDGRLQSRSYENQEGRRVFVTEVVCDSVQFLEPKSQNQRHANQNQGNQFDSYGQGFGGQQQGQNSSYQNNHQPANDNPFANANGPIDISDDDLPF; encoded by the coding sequence ATGCTTAATAGAGTCGTATTAGTAGGTCGCTTAACTAAAGATCCAGAATACAGAACGACACCCTCAGGCGTAAGTGTAGCGACATTTACCTTAGCGGTTAATCGTACATTTACGAATGCGCAAGGGGAACGTGAAGCAGACTTCATTAACTGTGTTGTTTTCCGTAAACAAGCAGAAAATGTTAACAACTTCTTGTTTAAAGGAAGTCTCGCTGGCGTTGACGGTCGCTTACAATCACGCAGTTACGAAAACCAAGAAGGCCGACGTGTATTCGTCACTGAAGTGGTATGTGATAGTGTTCAATTCCTTGAGCCAAAATCACAAAACCAACGTCACGCGAACCAGAACCAAGGTAATCAATTCGATAGCTACGGTCAAGGTTTCGGTGGACAACAACAAGGCCAAAATTCGTCTTACCAAAACAATCATCAACCAGCTAACGATAACCCATTTGCGAATGCGAACGGCCCTATCGATATTAGCGATGATGATTTACCATTCTAA
- the rpsR gene encoding 30S ribosomal protein S18 — protein sequence MAGGPRRGGRRRKKVCYFTANGITHIDYKDTELLKRFISERGKILPRRVTGTSAKYQRMLTTAIKRARHMALLPFVKDEA from the coding sequence ATGGCAGGTGGACCAAGAAGAGGCGGTCGTCGTCGTAAAAAAGTTTGTTATTTCACAGCAAACGGTATTACACACATCGACTACAAAGATACTGAGTTATTAAAACGTTTTATCTCAGAACGCGGTAAAATTTTACCACGTCGTGTAACAGGAACTTCAGCTAAATATCAACGTATGTTGACTACAGCGATCAAACGTGCACGTCATATGGCATTATTACCATTCGTTAAAGACGAAGCGTAA
- the ychF gene encoding redox-regulated ATPase YchF, translating into MALTAGIVGLPNVGKSTLFNAITKAGALAANYPFATIDPNVGIVEVPDTRLTQLEAIVNPKRTVPTTFEFTDIAGIVKGASKGEGLGNKFLSHIREVDAICQVVRAFDDENVTHVAGRVNPIEDIEVINMELVLADLESVEKRLPRLEKMAKQKDKTAVNEVRILTRIKETLENGQPVRSLAFNDEDQKYVNQAQLLTSKSMLYIANVGEDEINDAENDKVKAIREYAAQEDSEVIVISAKIEEEIATLDEEDKAMFLEELGIEEPGLNRLIRKTYDLLGLATYFTAGVQEVRAWTFKEGMTAPQCAGIIHTDFERGFIRAEVTSYEDFVANQGEQGAKEAGKMRLEGKDYVMRDGDVVHFRFNV; encoded by the coding sequence ATGGCTTTAACAGCTGGTATTGTCGGCTTACCTAACGTCGGAAAATCAACTTTATTTAACGCAATTACAAAAGCAGGTGCACTTGCTGCAAACTATCCTTTCGCAACGATTGACCCTAATGTCGGCATCGTTGAGGTACCTGATACACGTTTAACACAATTAGAAGCAATCGTAAATCCGAAAAGAACGGTACCTACAACGTTTGAATTTACAGATATTGCTGGAATCGTGAAAGGTGCCTCAAAAGGGGAAGGTCTCGGCAATAAATTTTTATCACACATTCGTGAAGTCGATGCGATTTGCCAAGTTGTGCGTGCTTTCGATGATGAAAATGTCACACACGTTGCAGGACGCGTGAACCCGATTGAAGATATTGAAGTCATCAACATGGAGTTAGTGTTAGCGGATTTAGAATCTGTTGAAAAACGTTTGCCACGCTTAGAAAAAATGGCGAAACAAAAAGACAAAACAGCCGTGAATGAAGTGCGCATTTTAACAAGAATTAAAGAAACACTTGAAAATGGGCAACCTGTCCGTAGTTTAGCGTTTAATGATGAAGATCAAAAATATGTGAACCAAGCACAATTATTAACGTCAAAATCAATGTTATATATCGCGAACGTCGGTGAAGATGAAATTAATGACGCAGAAAATGATAAAGTGAAAGCGATTCGTGAGTATGCGGCACAAGAGGATTCAGAAGTGATCGTCATTAGCGCCAAAATCGAGGAAGAGATTGCGACATTAGACGAGGAAGATAAAGCGATGTTCTTGGAAGAATTAGGGATTGAAGAGCCTGGTTTGAACCGTTTAATCCGTAAAACATATGATTTATTAGGATTGGCGACGTACTTTACAGCAGGTGTGCAAGAAGTGCGTGCATGGACGTTTAAGGAAGGTATGACGGCGCCACAATGTGCGGGTATCATTCATACAGACTTTGAACGTGGTTTCATTCGTGCTGAAGTGACGAGCTATGAAGACTTCGTGGCTAATCAAGGTGAACAAGGTGCGAAAGAAGCGGGTAAAATGCGCTTAGAAGGTAAAGATTACGTAATGCGTGATGGCGATGTCGTGCATTTCCGTTTTAATGTGTAG
- a CDS encoding catalase, with translation MNNKKLEQLKNDEKNNDGQAMTTNHGVKVSEDENTLTVGERGPSLLEDFHFREKIMHFDHERIPERIVHARGFGAHGEFQVYKDLSEYTSADFLTHPEKTTPVFVRFSTVQGSKGSPDTVRDVRGFATKFYTDEGIFDLVGNDIPVFFIQDAIKFPDLIHAVKPEPHNEMPQGGSAHDTFWDFFAQNPESTHTTFWAMSDRGIPKNFRQVEGFGVHTFRLVNREGQSYFVKFHWKPLHGLESLVWDEAQILSGKDIDFHRKDLYESIEKGDYPAWELGLQIIRPEQEFDFDFDILDPTKIWPEDQVPVEIVGKMTLNRNVSNVFDETEQAAFHPGHIVPGIDFSNDPLLQGRLFSYTDTQISRLGGPNFNQIPINRPVNEVHNNQRDAMHQMNVHKGQTAYHKNALNHNDPHTTPREEGGYEHYQEKVEGHKIRKRSASFEDYYSQAKLYLNSLTKPEYEHMVAGFSFEIGMCKSIMVKQNAVNQLNKVDRQLAEEVAANVGVSVPEENEEVQSTAKDSQLTMEKFDIPLPGHSVAVLVSGDISEATLKSYAKVFADNKLNYAFVGQQPRSIDEDFGITETYDTAHPTLFDSAIVLSDGSDLLTEAEAFAEMTYKHKKPLVVNEKASKQLGHSKIKLNAPGVFTSDEPDTIVKAFDRARYWDR, from the coding sequence ATGAATAATAAAAAGCTAGAACAATTGAAAAATGACGAGAAAAATAACGATGGCCAAGCGATGACGACCAATCACGGCGTCAAAGTAAGTGAAGATGAAAACACCTTAACTGTCGGCGAACGTGGTCCGAGTTTACTAGAAGATTTCCATTTTAGAGAAAAAATCATGCACTTTGACCACGAACGTATCCCTGAAAGAATTGTTCATGCTCGTGGATTTGGTGCGCATGGTGAATTCCAAGTTTATAAGGATTTATCTGAGTACACTTCTGCAGACTTTTTAACGCATCCAGAAAAAACCACACCTGTATTTGTGAGATTTTCGACTGTACAAGGCTCTAAAGGTTCACCGGATACAGTAAGAGACGTACGTGGTTTTGCGACAAAATTCTATACAGATGAAGGCATTTTCGATCTCGTAGGTAACGATATCCCAGTATTCTTTATTCAAGATGCGATTAAGTTCCCTGATTTAATTCATGCAGTTAAACCTGAGCCACATAACGAAATGCCTCAAGGTGGCAGTGCCCACGATACGTTCTGGGATTTCTTTGCGCAAAATCCTGAATCAACACATACGACATTTTGGGCGATGAGTGACCGTGGTATTCCGAAAAACTTTAGACAAGTGGAAGGGTTCGGCGTGCACACATTCCGTCTCGTCAATCGTGAAGGGCAATCTTATTTTGTGAAGTTTCATTGGAAGCCACTGCACGGTTTAGAGTCATTGGTTTGGGATGAAGCACAAATTTTATCCGGTAAAGATATCGACTTCCACCGTAAAGACTTATATGAATCTATCGAAAAAGGCGACTATCCTGCATGGGAGCTCGGTCTTCAAATCATTCGTCCAGAACAAGAATTCGACTTTGATTTTGATATTTTAGACCCGACAAAAATTTGGCCAGAAGATCAAGTGCCTGTTGAAATTGTAGGTAAAATGACGCTCAATCGCAATGTGTCTAACGTATTTGACGAAACAGAACAAGCTGCCTTTCACCCGGGTCATATCGTGCCTGGTATCGACTTTTCAAATGATCCTTTATTACAAGGGCGCTTATTCTCGTATACAGATACGCAAATTTCAAGACTGGGCGGACCAAACTTCAACCAAATTCCAATCAATCGTCCTGTCAATGAAGTACACAACAACCAACGTGACGCGATGCACCAAATGAATGTACACAAAGGACAAACGGCTTACCATAAAAATGCGTTAAACCATAATGACCCGCATACCACGCCGAGAGAAGAAGGCGGTTATGAACATTATCAAGAAAAAGTAGAAGGTCATAAAATCAGAAAACGTAGCGCAAGTTTTGAAGATTATTATAGCCAAGCGAAATTATATTTAAACAGCTTAACAAAACCTGAATATGAGCATATGGTCGCAGGCTTTTCATTTGAAATTGGCATGTGCAAGTCTATAATGGTCAAACAAAACGCCGTCAATCAATTAAATAAAGTAGACCGTCAATTAGCCGAGGAAGTCGCTGCAAATGTGGGCGTCTCTGTGCCCGAAGAAAACGAAGAAGTACAGTCTACAGCGAAAGACAGTCAGCTCACAATGGAAAAATTCGACATTCCATTACCAGGACATTCCGTAGCAGTATTAGTCAGTGGTGACATTAGTGAAGCAACACTCAAGTCTTATGCGAAAGTATTTGCAGACAACAAGCTGAATTATGCATTCGTAGGTCAACAACCGCGTTCGATTGACGAAGATTTCGGTATTACTGAAACATACGACACTGCACACCCTACACTATTCGACAGTGCAATCGTATTATCAGACGGTTCAGACCTGTTGACAGAAGCAGAAGCATTTGCGGAAATGACGTATAAACATAAAAAGCCGTTAGTCGTGAATGAGAAAGCATCGAAACAATTAGGTCATTCAAAAATTAAATTAAATGCGCCTGGTGTCTTCACATCAGATGAACCAGATACAATTGTAAAAGCATTTGATAGAGCAAGATATTGGGACCGCTAA
- the rpsF gene encoding 30S ribosomal protein S6 → MRTYEVMYIVRPNIEEDARKAVVERFNGILASEGSEVLETKDWGKRRLAYEIEDFKDGYYNIVRIQSENNKATDEFQRLAKINDDIIRYIVVREDENK, encoded by the coding sequence ATGAGAACATATGAAGTAATGTACATCGTGCGTCCAAACATTGAAGAAGATGCACGCAAAGCAGTAGTGGAACGTTTCAACGGAATTTTAGCTTCTGAAGGTTCTGAGGTATTAGAAACTAAGGACTGGGGTAAACGTCGCTTAGCTTATGAAATTGAAGACTTCAAAGATGGTTACTACAACATCGTACGTATCCAGTCTGAAAACAACAAAGCTACTGACGAATTCCAACGTTTAGCTAAAATCAATGACGATATCATTCGTTACATCGTTGTCCGTGAAGACGAAAACAAGTAA
- a CDS encoding B domain-containing protein, which translates to MKTKYTSKLLIGAATLSLATLISQGTANASEQTSSLADAQPVSYESTNVSPEQKAFYQVLHMEGISESQRDQYIKKLHENPESAQNVFSESIKDAKNPERRVAQQNAFYSVLHNEDLSEQQRDAYISEIREDADQSQEVFVKSLNSTPEAEQPQTPHNDLLEKEHQNLLAANEALKALTKEDTIQNRRAAQHAVNKLPRHKVDAFQKELDKINAPRDAKIKADAEAKSQGLQIGESPNIEKTPVPIEDTPQVEKKEEHKAESDSKVKEAPKADTEKKADAEKKPQAENNAKAEKAPKVEAPKVQTPKVENKTETDKTAETKETAPSTEATPDVKDNGSVTPVLPETGEATTSTLSSYWNAFKDGVYNGYTYVKDGVTSGLDYLKEQYNYITKKYNKAKYYTELYKNHKGLIDKTVLGFLNDNGTKAYIAPLEIDKNANPFYSSYAHTRNLVTESINTGKVLYTLYQNPSVVKAAITAAETANTVKNVFNSFLSIFK; encoded by the coding sequence ATGAAAACTAAATACACATCAAAGTTATTAATTGGGGCAGCAACATTATCTTTAGCAACATTAATTTCACAAGGCACTGCAAACGCAAGCGAGCAAACATCATCACTTGCAGACGCACAGCCAGTAAGTTATGAATCAACAAACGTTTCACCAGAGCAAAAAGCATTTTACCAAGTGTTACATATGGAAGGTATTTCAGAGAGCCAACGTGACCAATACATCAAAAAACTTCATGAAAACCCAGAAAGTGCACAAAACGTATTTTCAGAATCCATTAAAGACGCTAAAAACCCTGAGCGTCGTGTTGCACAACAAAATGCATTTTACAGTGTATTACACAATGAGGATTTATCTGAACAACAACGTGACGCATACATCAGCGAAATCAGAGAAGATGCTGATCAAAGTCAAGAGGTTTTCGTTAAGTCATTGAACAGCACACCAGAAGCTGAGCAACCACAAACACCTCATAACGACTTGTTAGAAAAGGAACATCAAAATCTTCTTGCTGCTAACGAAGCACTTAAAGCATTGACGAAAGAAGATACAATTCAAAACAGACGTGCAGCACAACATGCAGTGAACAAACTTCCACGTCATAAAGTTGATGCTTTCCAAAAAGAATTAGATAAAATCAACGCGCCTCGTGATGCGAAAATTAAAGCAGATGCTGAAGCGAAAAGCCAAGGTCTTCAAATTGGCGAATCACCGAACATTGAAAAAACACCAGTACCGATTGAAGACACACCACAAGTAGAGAAAAAAGAAGAGCACAAAGCTGAAAGTGACAGCAAAGTAAAAGAAGCGCCTAAAGCAGACACAGAGAAAAAAGCGGATGCAGAGAAAAAACCTCAAGCTGAAAACAACGCTAAAGCTGAAAAAGCACCTAAAGTGGAAGCGCCTAAAGTACAAACACCTAAAGTAGAGAATAAAACTGAAACTGACAAAACAGCTGAAACTAAAGAAACTGCACCATCAACAGAAGCGACACCAGATGTGAAAGACAATGGTAGTGTTACACCTGTATTACCTGAAACAGGAGAAGCTACAACTTCAACACTTTCAAGCTACTGGAACGCTTTCAAAGACGGCGTGTACAATGGCTATACGTATGTTAAAGATGGTGTGACAAGTGGATTAGATTATTTAAAAGAGCAGTATAATTATATTACTAAAAAATATAATAAGGCAAAATACTATACAGAATTATATAAAAATCATAAAGGTTTAATTGATAAAACTGTGCTTGGCTTTTTAAACGACAACGGAACAAAAGCATATATTGCCCCTTTAGAAATTGATAAAAATGCTAACCCATTTTACAGCTCATATGCTCACACAAGAAATCTTGTAACAGAAAGCATTAATACAGGTAAAGTTTTATACACTTTATACCAAAACCCATCAGTAGTTAAAGCGGCTATTACTGCGGCTGAAACTGCCAACACAGTGAAAAACGTTTTCAATAGCTTCTTATCAATCTTCAAATAA